A single genomic interval of Vibrio gallicus harbors:
- the dnaG gene encoding DNA primase gives MAGHIPRSFIDDLLARLDIVDIIDARVKLKKQGKNYGACCPFHNEKTPSFSVSQEKQFYHCFGCGVHGNAIDFMMEFERLEFVEAIDELASHIGVEVPREQRQGGVNRQGPQANSEQKRSLYDLLGSIANYYRSQLKTSAGKVAVEYLKNRGLSGEIAQKFDIGFVPDEWDSVRKNFGQQKQTQDALVSAGMLIENDKGNRYDRFRGRVMFPIRDRRGRVIGFGGRVIGDGTPKYLNSPETPVFHKGKELYGLYEVLQTHRSPEQVLVVEGYMDVVALAQFGVDYAVASLGTSTTGDHLQMLFRQTSTIVCCYDGDRAGRDAAWRAMENALPYLNDGRQLKFMFLPDGEDPDSYIREHGKVAFEKQVQSATNLSDFMFQSLLSQVDTSSKEGMAKLSTLAVPLIDKVPGGTLRLYLRELLGRKLGLVDERQLQQLIAKNNQQQSRPAPHKKIERTPMRVVLALLLQNPQFVEFVPNLESIGQTNLPGLSLLFDVVDKCINHPHITTGQLLEHWRNHNNEKVLSLLASWDIPTYKEEDNLEDIFCDSLDKVIYQCIEKQIETLQAKERSLGLSVEEKRELLALMLDLKA, from the coding sequence ATGGCAGGACATATCCCTCGCAGCTTCATAGATGACCTCCTTGCTCGACTCGATATTGTCGACATCATCGATGCGCGCGTAAAACTAAAGAAACAAGGCAAGAACTACGGTGCTTGCTGCCCCTTCCACAACGAGAAAACCCCTTCATTTAGCGTTAGCCAAGAGAAACAGTTCTATCACTGCTTTGGCTGTGGTGTGCACGGTAACGCCATTGACTTTATGATGGAGTTTGAGCGTCTAGAGTTTGTAGAAGCCATTGATGAGCTCGCATCACACATTGGCGTAGAAGTACCTCGAGAACAGCGTCAAGGTGGAGTTAACCGCCAAGGGCCTCAGGCCAACTCAGAACAAAAACGTTCCCTTTACGATCTATTAGGTAGCATCGCCAACTACTATCGCAGCCAGCTTAAGACCAGCGCCGGAAAGGTTGCAGTGGAATACCTAAAGAATCGCGGGCTTAGTGGAGAGATAGCTCAAAAGTTTGATATTGGCTTTGTACCAGATGAGTGGGATTCTGTTCGCAAAAACTTTGGTCAACAGAAACAAACCCAAGATGCGCTAGTTAGTGCCGGTATGCTGATAGAGAACGATAAAGGCAATCGCTATGACCGTTTTCGTGGCCGGGTTATGTTCCCCATTCGGGACCGTCGTGGGCGTGTAATTGGATTTGGTGGTCGTGTCATCGGTGATGGCACGCCTAAGTATCTCAACTCACCAGAAACACCTGTATTCCATAAAGGTAAAGAACTCTACGGTCTCTACGAGGTTCTGCAAACGCACCGCTCTCCAGAACAGGTGTTAGTGGTTGAAGGCTATATGGATGTAGTAGCACTGGCGCAATTTGGTGTCGATTATGCTGTTGCATCCCTTGGCACCTCAACCACGGGTGACCATCTACAGATGTTATTTCGCCAAACCAGTACTATTGTTTGTTGCTATGATGGTGATAGAGCTGGACGTGATGCGGCATGGCGCGCTATGGAAAATGCCCTTCCCTATCTCAATGACGGGCGTCAGCTTAAGTTTATGTTTTTACCAGACGGTGAAGACCCAGATAGCTACATTCGAGAACACGGTAAGGTTGCATTTGAAAAGCAAGTACAAAGCGCTACTAACCTCTCTGACTTTATGTTTCAGAGCTTATTATCGCAAGTCGATACCAGTAGTAAAGAAGGCATGGCAAAGCTAAGTACTTTAGCCGTACCTTTGATTGATAAGGTTCCAGGGGGAACGCTTCGCCTCTATCTAAGAGAGTTACTAGGACGCAAACTAGGACTAGTTGACGAAAGGCAGTTGCAGCAGCTCATAGCCAAGAATAACCAACAACAAAGCCGGCCTGCTCCCCATAAGAAAATTGAACGTACACCGATGCGTGTCGTCCTTGCTCTATTGTTACAAAACCCACAATTTGTGGAGTTTGTCCCGAATTTAGAATCTATTGGGCAAACTAATTTGCCTGGTCTAAGTTTATTATTCGATGTGGTTGATAAATGTATAAATCATCCCCATATAACCACAGGTCAGCTATTAGAGCACTGGCGCAATCATAACAATGAAAAAGTGTTGTCACTTTTAGCCAGTTGGGATATCCCAACCTATAAAGAAGAAGACAACCTAGAAGATATTTTTTGCGATTCACTAGATAAGGTAATTTATCAGTGTATCGAGAAGCAAATTGAGACTCTGCAAGCAAAAGAAAGAAGTCTCGGCTTATCAGTCGAGGAAAAAAGGGAGCTACTAGCATTAATGCTAGATTTAAAAGCATGA
- a CDS encoding GatB/YqeY domain-containing protein has protein sequence MALIDNLKEEQKSAMRAKDKARLGTIRLALSAIKQREVDERITLTDDDIIAVLTKMVKQRRDSVAQFESAGRQDLADAEKVEITVLEEFMPQPLSEEEVTALVDNAITESGAAGMQDMGKVMGVLKPQIQGRADMGKVSGLVRSKLA, from the coding sequence ATGGCTCTTATTGATAATCTCAAAGAAGAGCAAAAATCTGCGATGAGAGCCAAGGACAAAGCGCGCCTTGGCACTATCCGTTTAGCTTTATCAGCAATCAAGCAACGAGAAGTCGACGAGAGAATTACTCTCACTGACGACGACATCATTGCTGTGCTGACTAAGATGGTTAAACAACGTCGCGATTCTGTCGCTCAATTTGAATCTGCTGGTCGTCAAGACCTTGCTGATGCTGAGAAAGTTGAAATCACAGTACTTGAGGAATTTATGCCTCAACCACTTAGCGAAGAAGAAGTTACTGCATTAGTTGATAATGCAATTACTGAATCCGGAGCTGCGGGCATGCAAGACATGGGTAAAGTGATGGGCGTTCTTAAGCCGCAAATTCAAGGGCGCGCAGATATGGGTAAAGTAAGTGGTTTAGTTCGCTCTAAACTTGCTTAA
- the rpsU gene encoding 30S ribosomal protein S21 has translation MPVVKVRENEPFDVALRRFKRSCEKAGILSEVRRREHYEKPTTVRKRAKAAAQKRHAKKLARENARRVRLY, from the coding sequence ATGCCAGTAGTTAAAGTACGTGAAAACGAACCGTTCGACGTAGCTCTACGTCGCTTTAAACGCTCTTGCGAAAAAGCAGGTATTCTTTCTGAAGTGCGTCGTCGTGAGCACTACGAAAAACCAACTACAGTTCGCAAACGCGCTAAAGCAGCGGCTCAAAAGCGTCACGCTAAAAAGCTAGCTCGCGAAAACGCACGTCGCGTTCGTCTTTACTAA
- the tsaD gene encoding tRNA (adenosine(37)-N6)-threonylcarbamoyltransferase complex transferase subunit TsaD — protein sequence MRILGIETSCDETGIAIYDDEKGLLSHQLYSQIKLHADYGGVVPELASRDHVKKTIPLIKQALKEANLTSDDIDGVAYTAGPGLVGALLVGATIGRSVAYAWGVPAVPVHHMEGHLLAPMLEDTPPPFPFIAMLVSGGHTMIVEVKGIGEYKILGESIDDAAGEAFDKTAKLMGLDYPGGPLLSRLAEKGTPGRFKFPRPMTDRPGLDMSFSGLKTFAANTIAANDNDDQTRADIAYAFQEAVCATLVIKCKRALEQTGMKRIVIAGGVSANKQLREALGALAKKVGGDVYYPRTEFCTDNGAMIAYAGMQRLKNNETSDLSVQAQPRWPIDQLHPITK from the coding sequence ATGCGAATTTTAGGTATTGAAACATCCTGTGATGAAACAGGCATCGCAATCTATGACGACGAAAAGGGCTTGTTATCACACCAGCTCTACAGCCAAATTAAATTGCACGCAGATTATGGTGGAGTAGTGCCAGAGTTGGCGTCTCGAGATCATGTCAAAAAGACGATTCCACTTATCAAGCAAGCATTAAAAGAGGCCAACCTCACCTCGGATGATATTGATGGTGTGGCTTACACCGCAGGCCCTGGTTTGGTAGGGGCTTTATTAGTTGGCGCAACCATAGGGCGCAGTGTTGCTTATGCGTGGGGAGTGCCAGCGGTTCCTGTACACCATATGGAAGGGCATTTGCTGGCTCCGATGCTTGAAGATACGCCACCTCCTTTTCCGTTCATTGCAATGTTAGTCTCTGGCGGGCATACCATGATTGTCGAAGTGAAAGGGATTGGAGAGTATAAAATTCTTGGCGAATCCATTGATGATGCCGCAGGGGAAGCGTTTGATAAAACCGCTAAGTTAATGGGGTTAGATTACCCAGGTGGGCCATTATTATCTCGCTTAGCAGAGAAAGGCACCCCTGGTCGCTTCAAGTTTCCGCGCCCAATGACAGATAGACCTGGTTTAGACATGAGTTTTTCTGGTCTAAAAACCTTTGCTGCAAATACGATAGCGGCCAATGATAACGATGACCAAACTCGCGCGGATATTGCTTATGCTTTCCAAGAGGCGGTGTGTGCGACCTTAGTTATCAAGTGCAAACGCGCTCTTGAGCAAACCGGTATGAAGCGCATTGTTATTGCTGGTGGTGTGAGTGCCAATAAGCAGCTTCGTGAAGCACTAGGCGCATTGGCTAAAAAGGTTGGTGGCGATGTCTATTACCCAAGAACCGAATTTTGTACAGATAATGGTGCGATGATTGCTTACGCAGGTATGCAGCGTTTGAAGAATAATGAAACGTCCGATCTATCGGTTCAAGCGCAGCCTCGCTGGCCGATTGACCAATTGCACCCCATCACAAAATAA
- the plsY gene encoding glycerol-3-phosphate 1-O-acyltransferase PlsY — MSATVLLMIFCAYLLGSVSSAVLICRLFKLPDPRKSGSHNPGATNVLRIGGRLPAFLVLFCDMSKGIIPVWSGYFLDIDPVMLGLIGIAACIGHIYPIFFHFKGGKGVATAIGAIAPIGWDLTGMLMGTWLISALVFRFSSLAALITALIAPFYTWLIKPQYTLPVAMLCCLIIWRHQENIKRLINGEEPKINLKRKLAKK; from the coding sequence ATGTCTGCAACGGTACTGCTAATGATCTTCTGCGCCTATTTACTAGGCTCGGTATCTAGCGCCGTATTGATCTGTCGTCTATTTAAGCTACCAGATCCAAGAAAATCCGGTTCTCATAACCCTGGAGCCACTAACGTGCTGCGCATTGGTGGTCGCCTGCCAGCATTCTTAGTGTTGTTCTGTGATATGTCGAAGGGAATCATTCCTGTGTGGAGTGGTTATTTCTTAGATATTGACCCGGTGATGCTCGGCCTAATTGGGATTGCCGCCTGCATTGGCCATATTTACCCTATTTTCTTTCACTTTAAAGGTGGCAAAGGAGTCGCGACAGCAATAGGCGCTATCGCACCTATCGGTTGGGACCTTACCGGTATGCTAATGGGAACATGGTTAATCTCAGCCTTAGTATTTCGCTTTTCATCTCTTGCGGCACTAATAACCGCTTTAATAGCCCCTTTCTATACTTGGCTAATTAAGCCGCAATACACGCTTCCAGTAGCAATGCTGTGTTGCCTTATCATCTGGCGACACCAAGAAAATATTAAGCGCTTAATCAATGGTGAAGAGCCAAAGATAAATCTAAAAAGAAAGCTCGCTAAAAAATAA
- the folB gene encoding dihydroneopterin aldolase: MIQDRVFIEQLEVITTIGVYDWEQQIKQKLVLDIEMAHDNRPAGNSDDVSDALDYFSVSQAILQHIENGRFLLVERVAEEVASIIMQQFNVPWVKIRVRKPGAVPQASSVGVVIERGSL; encoded by the coding sequence ATGATTCAAGATCGCGTATTTATTGAGCAACTGGAAGTTATCACTACCATAGGGGTGTATGACTGGGAACAACAGATCAAGCAGAAACTAGTGCTAGATATTGAAATGGCCCATGACAATCGCCCAGCAGGCAATAGTGACGATGTAAGTGATGCTCTAGATTATTTCTCTGTTAGCCAAGCTATTTTGCAGCATATTGAAAATGGCCGTTTTTTACTTGTTGAGCGCGTTGCAGAGGAAGTAGCGTCTATTATCATGCAACAGTTTAACGTGCCTTGGGTCAAGATTCGAGTACGTAAACCCGGTGCAGTACCGCAAGCCAGCAGTGTTGGAGTGGTAATCGAGCGAGGAAGCTTGTGA
- the folK gene encoding 2-amino-4-hydroxy-6-hydroxymethyldihydropteridine diphosphokinase gives MTRVYLGVGTNIDRRQNSLLAVTELKKLDANLKVSTVYRCPASGFDGAEFFNFVVELDISLELEPLKLHLRALEVQYGRPQDARKNQDRTLDIDILLFGSETCLEKPQLPRSDIYKFNFVLHPLLELCPDLVIPNDGRTVRQLWEQTFESIGGMKNLFPVSIQF, from the coding sequence GTGACACGAGTTTACCTTGGGGTTGGTACGAATATTGATAGGCGTCAAAATAGTTTACTCGCTGTCACCGAATTGAAAAAATTGGATGCTAATCTAAAAGTATCGACTGTGTATCGATGTCCTGCAAGTGGCTTCGATGGTGCGGAATTTTTCAATTTTGTGGTCGAGTTAGACATTTCGTTAGAACTTGAGCCGCTAAAATTGCATTTACGTGCTCTCGAAGTCCAATATGGACGTCCACAGGATGCGAGAAAGAATCAAGATCGCACCCTAGATATTGATATTTTATTATTTGGAAGTGAGACCTGCTTAGAAAAGCCGCAGCTTCCGCGTAGTGATATCTATAAGTTTAACTTCGTATTGCACCCCTTGCTGGAACTTTGCCCGGATTTGGTTATACCCAATGATGGCCGCACGGTGCGTCAGTTGTGGGAGCAGACATTCGAGTCCATTGGGGGAATGAAGAACCTATTCCCTGTTTCTATCCAATTTTAG
- a CDS encoding undecaprenyl-diphosphate phosphatase, giving the protein MSYFEAFALALIQGLTEFLPISSSAHLILPSAVLGWEDQGLAFDVAVHVGTLLAVVLYFRHEVVSLLGAFFSSVFKQQHSKESTFAWMIILATVPAGLAGLFLNDLIELYLRSAWVIACTTIIFGLLLWWADKHSRLADDEYQTTWKKALFIGVAQAMAMIPGTSRSGATITAALYLGFTREAAARFSFLMSIPIITLAGGYLGTKLALSPEPMHLGVLSTGIAVSFVSAYICIHYFLKLISRMGMTPFVIYRLLLGAGLFTFLLMQ; this is encoded by the coding sequence ATGAGTTATTTTGAAGCCTTCGCATTAGCCTTGATACAAGGCCTTACTGAGTTTTTGCCGATTTCTAGTTCGGCGCATTTGATCTTACCTTCTGCTGTTTTAGGTTGGGAAGATCAAGGACTGGCCTTTGATGTCGCAGTACATGTGGGCACATTATTGGCGGTTGTCCTCTATTTTCGTCATGAAGTAGTGAGCTTACTGGGTGCTTTTTTTAGCTCTGTTTTTAAACAGCAACACAGTAAGGAATCCACATTTGCGTGGATGATTATCTTAGCTACTGTTCCTGCGGGGCTTGCAGGGTTATTCCTTAATGATCTAATTGAGCTATATCTACGCAGTGCTTGGGTTATTGCGTGTACGACGATCATCTTTGGCTTGTTGCTGTGGTGGGCAGATAAACACTCGCGTTTGGCTGACGATGAATATCAAACCACATGGAAGAAGGCGCTATTTATTGGTGTTGCGCAGGCAATGGCAATGATTCCGGGGACTTCTCGTTCTGGGGCGACCATTACCGCGGCTCTATACCTTGGGTTTACTCGAGAAGCGGCGGCAAGGTTTTCATTCCTAATGTCGATTCCAATTATTACATTGGCTGGTGGATATTTAGGGACTAAGCTCGCATTGAGCCCTGAGCCGATGCATCTTGGCGTGCTTAGTACAGGGATTGCGGTCTCTTTCGTTAGTGCATATATTTGTATCCACTACTTCCTGAAGCTCATTTCTCGTATGGGAATGACCCCGTTTGTCATTTATCGACTGCTGCTTGGGGCGGGTCTATTCACCTTCTTACTGATGCAGTAA
- a CDS encoding multifunctional CCA addition/repair protein — protein MQRYLVGGAVRDKLLGIENYDRDWVVVGSTPEHMQQQGYQAVGKDFPVFLHPKTKEEYALARTERKSGAGYTGFDCFFTADVSLEEDLIRRDLTINAIAEDANGNLIDPYHGTRDIENRILRHVSSAFTEDPLRVLRVARFAAKLHHLGFSIAKETIELMRAISASGELKTLTAERVWLEWNKSLNTKDPQVFLEVLRACGALVEVLPELDRLFGVPQPAQWHPEVDSGIHTLLVAKQAAQLSPLEEVRFAAQVHDLGKGITPASEWPSHKLHCHTGIKLIDALCQRLRIPNQFKQLAKNVCAQHSNIHRAQELKAATLLKVLDSLDVWRKPESLPQVLLCCIADSRGRTGFEEIDYPQQQYFTQAYQAALAVSVQSVIHDGFKGKEIRDQLNNRRIEAIQQVKQDWQAQKKWL, from the coding sequence TTGCAACGTTATCTAGTCGGTGGTGCCGTACGCGACAAATTACTTGGTATTGAAAACTACGACCGCGATTGGGTTGTGGTTGGCTCAACACCAGAACATATGCAACAGCAAGGCTACCAAGCGGTAGGAAAAGACTTTCCAGTGTTTCTCCACCCCAAAACCAAAGAGGAGTATGCCCTAGCGCGTACCGAACGTAAATCGGGTGCTGGATACACTGGATTTGACTGCTTCTTTACCGCTGATGTTAGCTTAGAAGAAGACCTAATCAGGCGCGATCTCACCATCAATGCCATCGCTGAAGATGCCAACGGCAATCTTATCGACCCCTATCATGGGACAAGGGATATTGAAAACCGAATATTGAGACATGTCTCAAGCGCTTTTACTGAAGATCCATTGCGCGTACTTAGGGTGGCTCGTTTTGCCGCAAAGCTTCACCATTTAGGGTTTAGTATTGCAAAAGAGACCATCGAGCTTATGCGCGCCATCAGCGCCTCTGGGGAACTAAAAACCCTGACTGCGGAACGAGTATGGCTAGAGTGGAATAAATCCTTGAACACTAAAGACCCTCAAGTATTCCTTGAGGTGTTGCGAGCATGTGGCGCATTGGTCGAGGTACTCCCTGAGTTAGACCGCCTATTTGGCGTACCCCAGCCGGCACAATGGCATCCTGAAGTCGATAGCGGCATCCATACCCTGCTCGTAGCAAAGCAAGCGGCGCAATTAAGCCCCTTGGAAGAGGTGCGCTTTGCAGCTCAAGTTCATGACCTAGGCAAAGGAATAACCCCTGCATCAGAATGGCCTAGCCACAAGCTGCATTGCCATACCGGCATTAAGCTTATCGACGCCCTATGCCAGAGGTTACGAATCCCAAACCAATTTAAGCAACTAGCTAAAAATGTCTGCGCTCAACACTCGAATATACACCGAGCTCAAGAGCTAAAAGCTGCCACATTATTAAAGGTATTAGACTCCTTAGATGTATGGCGCAAGCCTGAATCCCTGCCGCAGGTACTACTTTGCTGTATAGCTGACTCTCGCGGGCGCACAGGGTTTGAAGAGATAGATTACCCCCAGCAACAGTATTTTACCCAAGCCTACCAAGCGGCCTTAGCCGTAAGCGTACAATCCGTTATTCACGATGGGTTTAAGGGAAAAGAGATCCGCGATCAACTCAATAACCGCCGAATTGAAGCAATTCAACAGGTAAAGCAGGACTGGCAGGCACAAAAAAAGTGGCTCTAA
- a CDS encoding ExeA family protein: MYKDYFGFVDEPFSIVPSPKFLFLSGRHREALTHLQMGISGGGGFAMLTGEVGTGKTTVSKAMLASLESNWVTGLILNPTFSELELLEAICDEFCLTYQQPTSLKQLSQLIYQYLLQNHQQGKQTLLFIDEAQHLSAQVLEQLRLLTNLETESHKLLKVLLIGQPELQQKLQTVELRQLAQRITGRYHLLPLIEKEIGDYIQFRLRVAGCDKKLFSSKALKIIASKTQGVPRLINLVCDKALHYAMLSQLNEVDSKIALQASQDVVAFQVLPQAGLSSSTSVISRKAMCAGFILCAGLGFGAMSMWQQYHRVGDEHAMLVQQQQKLEQRSQTLVMQREQQNQRLDSLVEQSSSLTTAMQSLYALWGYKASIIDANCLSSTHAPFHCYQGTASLEQIVASNRPTVLTLYREGMPFYALLTYVGRDKVELIINNQSLKLPLTWLKQHWQGEFTTLWYSEITDTLKLDYRGVQVSKLDELLAKALNVEPLNTSLFTASLKQRVSSFQEWQGLTADGVAGERTLRQLDRLSNHKAPTLLAVSKEAM; this comes from the coding sequence ATGTATAAAGATTATTTTGGCTTTGTTGATGAGCCATTTTCAATAGTACCGAGCCCTAAGTTTTTATTCTTAAGTGGTCGTCATCGTGAAGCATTGACTCATTTACAAATGGGAATTAGTGGTGGCGGTGGGTTTGCCATGCTTACCGGAGAGGTAGGTACGGGTAAAACGACTGTTTCTAAGGCGATGTTAGCCAGCTTGGAGTCCAATTGGGTTACGGGTCTTATCCTTAATCCAACCTTTTCTGAATTGGAGCTACTGGAAGCTATCTGTGATGAGTTTTGCTTAACCTATCAGCAGCCAACTTCACTAAAGCAGTTGTCCCAACTTATCTATCAGTACCTTTTGCAAAATCATCAGCAAGGTAAACAGACGTTGCTGTTTATTGATGAAGCCCAGCACCTTAGTGCTCAGGTTTTAGAGCAGCTGCGCTTACTGACTAATCTTGAAACTGAAAGCCATAAACTGCTTAAAGTGCTATTGATTGGTCAACCCGAATTGCAGCAGAAGCTGCAGACGGTTGAGCTGCGTCAGTTAGCCCAGCGCATTACTGGGCGCTATCATCTTCTGCCCTTAATCGAGAAAGAAATTGGCGACTATATCCAGTTTCGGTTACGTGTTGCTGGGTGTGATAAGAAGCTGTTTAGTAGCAAAGCGCTCAAGATCATAGCTAGCAAAACCCAAGGTGTGCCTCGTTTAATCAATCTTGTATGTGATAAGGCGCTGCACTATGCGATGTTGAGTCAATTGAATGAGGTAGACAGCAAGATTGCCCTGCAAGCAAGCCAAGATGTTGTTGCGTTTCAAGTATTACCACAAGCAGGCTTATCTTCCTCCACTTCAGTGATTTCTCGTAAAGCTATGTGTGCTGGCTTTATTTTATGTGCAGGGCTTGGCTTTGGTGCCATGTCTATGTGGCAGCAATATCACCGAGTGGGCGATGAGCATGCCATGTTAGTTCAACAGCAACAAAAACTTGAGCAGCGTAGCCAAACATTAGTCATGCAGCGAGAGCAGCAAAATCAGAGATTAGATAGCTTGGTTGAGCAAAGTAGTTCGCTAACTACGGCAATGCAGTCTCTGTATGCTCTATGGGGCTACAAGGCTTCGATAATCGATGCCAACTGTCTCTCAAGTACGCACGCCCCCTTTCATTGCTATCAAGGCACTGCATCTCTAGAACAAATCGTTGCCTCTAATCGACCAACTGTTTTGACCCTTTATCGAGAGGGGATGCCGTTCTATGCTCTGCTGACTTATGTGGGGAGAGATAAGGTAGAATTGATTATCAATAATCAAAGCCTAAAATTGCCTCTGACATGGCTAAAGCAGCACTGGCAGGGGGAGTTCACCACACTTTGGTATAGTGAGATTACCGATACACTCAAGCTTGATTATCGAGGAGTACAGGTAAGTAAGCTGGATGAATTGCTGGCGAAGGCGTTAAATGTTGAGCCACTTAATACCTCTCTGTTTACCGCTAGTCTAAAGCAGCGGGTAAGCTCATTTCAAGAATGGCAAGGGCTGACAGCAGATGGCGTTGCTGGAGAGCGAACCTTGCGTCAGCTCGATAGATTGAGTAATCATAAGGCACCCACTTTGTTAGCAGTGTCTAAGGAGGCGATGTAA
- a CDS encoding general secretion pathway protein GspB, with product MSQVLKALQKSQKQYEQVQPARIPKVTQAQTETDSISNWLLIGAVGVLIGASLKFYVPSIGQPVDQLSYRIVNSFMDAPAIILPMKDTADQAVLDIQFFDKPQPQNLAALPKLELPKPIRKRTEHNTAHPQQKVVSAKDGADDGQWNLSKLDLSGLSPELANQVSSILKDSPDVLESDSKSGSQRSNQVPSQSSNLVDIEKNSAKYHGRLPALNLQTHMYASSSNHRWVKINGKELQEGQSAGAGVKLVEIAPRYIVVSFAGDKIKIPALYEWKG from the coding sequence ATGTCTCAGGTATTAAAGGCTTTGCAGAAATCACAAAAGCAATATGAGCAGGTTCAACCCGCACGTATTCCTAAAGTAACCCAGGCTCAAACTGAAACAGACTCGATATCTAATTGGCTATTGATTGGAGCTGTAGGGGTACTCATCGGGGCGTCATTAAAGTTTTATGTGCCGAGCATAGGGCAGCCGGTAGACCAGCTTTCTTATCGTATTGTAAATAGCTTTATGGATGCACCTGCAATTATACTGCCGATGAAAGACACTGCAGATCAAGCTGTGTTAGATATCCAATTCTTCGATAAACCGCAGCCTCAAAATTTGGCGGCTTTACCTAAGCTTGAATTGCCTAAACCAATTAGGAAGCGAACTGAGCACAACACAGCCCATCCGCAGCAAAAGGTGGTATCGGCTAAAGATGGTGCGGATGATGGGCAATGGAATCTATCTAAGCTGGATCTTAGTGGCTTATCTCCCGAGTTAGCAAATCAGGTTTCAAGTATCTTAAAAGATAGCCCGGACGTATTAGAATCTGACTCTAAGTCTGGCTCTCAACGCTCCAATCAGGTGCCATCGCAATCGAGCAACCTAGTTGATATTGAGAAAAACAGCGCTAAATACCACGGACGCTTGCCTGCATTGAATCTACAAACCCATATGTATGCCAGTAGTTCAAACCATCGCTGGGTGAAGATTAACGGTAAAGAGTTACAAGAAGGGCAGTCTGCTGGAGCTGGCGTCAAGCTGGTGGAGATAGCACCTCGTTATATCGTAGTCTCGTTTGCTGGAGATAAAATCAAGATACCCGCACTCTATGAATGGAAAGGGTAA
- a CDS encoding TIGR04211 family SH3 domain-containing protein, which yields MKKLFLIAVALVLSAPAFAKTRYISDDLFTYMHSGPSAQYRIIGSVNAGSKVNLVKTNTGSGFSEVVDSRGRRGWVETKYVSTVEGRATRMPRLEKELAEVKAELAGFNKKAEQEQKSLVSSLKARNTQISDMEESYNHINDQLTSAQSEVRELRARLDTQKEDLLLKYFMYGGGVAGLGLLFGLLLPHIIPRRKKSPNGWA from the coding sequence GTGAAAAAATTATTTCTTATTGCAGTTGCCCTTGTGCTTTCTGCACCTGCATTTGCGAAAACCCGTTATATATCAGATGATCTTTTCACCTATATGCATTCCGGCCCGAGTGCTCAATACCGCATTATAGGTAGCGTTAACGCTGGTTCAAAAGTTAACTTAGTGAAAACAAACACCGGCTCTGGTTTTAGCGAGGTTGTTGACTCGCGCGGTCGCAGAGGCTGGGTAGAAACCAAATACGTAAGTACGGTTGAAGGGCGAGCAACACGCATGCCTCGTCTAGAAAAAGAGTTGGCTGAAGTTAAAGCTGAGCTTGCCGGATTCAATAAAAAGGCAGAGCAAGAACAAAAAAGCCTAGTTAGCTCTCTTAAAGCTCGCAATACTCAGATCTCTGACATGGAAGAAAGCTATAACCATATCAATGATCAACTAACTTCAGCACAGAGTGAAGTTCGCGAACTGCGTGCACGTCTAGATACTCAAAAAGAAGACCTACTGCTTAAATACTTCATGTATGGCGGCGGTGTTGCAGGTCTAGGCTTATTGTTTGGCTTATTGTTGCCACACATTATTCCTCGTCGTAAGAAATCTCCAAACGGCTGGGCTTAA